In one window of Vanrija pseudolonga chromosome 5, complete sequence DNA:
- the Scp2 gene encoding Non-specific lipid-transfer protein yields MVYTPKKAYVIGVGSTKFDKPRGERDYDALGIEATVKALTDAGITYDAVESATVGYVYGDSTCGQRVLYTIGMTGIPILNVNNNCSTGSSAFVSAVQAVQSGQADCSLALGFERMAPGSLSSPWTDRPSPIQGTYMQVLQIEDEKAYATPEKGPSAGRIFAAAGKEHGERYGSTQEHWAKISAKNHQHSVKNPYSQFRFAPTWQEVLKARPITRELTLPMCSPTSDGGAAAVVASEDFVKKHNLQDRAVEVVGQAVATDSVHLYEDHSRIELAGADMARQAVAKAYKQAGIGPNDVQVIELHDCFAPNELITYEALGLCKTGEAHKLVDAGDNTYGGKWVVNPSGGLESKGHPLGATGLGMIFYLTLQVRGEAGDLQVPNVRNALAHNLGLGGSCVISILRKPAFYRAGTTSAQRAGYDVAREVRRVTQTELNKVRASKFSDYVEPALAERARL; encoded by the exons ATGGTCTACACCCCCAAGAAAGCCTATG tcatcggcgtcggctcgaCAAAGTTTGACAagccgcgcggcgagcgcgactacgacgcgctcggcatcgaggcgACCGTCAAGGCGCTGACTGACGCCGGCATCACGTACGATGCCGTCGAGTCGGCTACCGTCGGGTACGTGTACGGCGACTCGACGTGTGGCCAGCGCGTGCTGTACACGATTGGCATGACGGGCATCCCGATCCTCAACGTCAACAACAACTGCTCaaccggctcgtcggcgttcGTCAGCGCCGTGCAGGCCGTGCAGTCTGGCCAGGCCGactgctcgctcgcgctcggctttGAGCGCATGGCCCCcggctcgctctcgtcgccgtggACCGACCGCCCGTCGCCCATCCAGGGCACGTACATGCAGGTGCTCCAGATTGAGGACGAGAAGGCGTATGCCACGCCTGAGAAGGGCCCCTCCGCCGGCCGCatcttcgccgccgccggcaaagagcacggcgagcgctACGGCTCGACCCAGGAGCACTGGGCCAAGATCTCGGCCAAGAACCACCAGCACTCGGTCAAGAACCCGTACTCGCAGTTCCGCTTCGCACCGACGTGGCAGGAGGTGCTCAAGGCCCGCCCGATCACGCGTGAGCTCACGCTCCCCATGTGCTCGCCCAcgtcggacggcggcgccgcggccgtcgtggccTCGGAGGACTTTGTCAAGAAGCACAACCTCCAGGACCGCGCTGTCGAGGTTGTCGGCCAGGCCGTGGCCACCGACAGTGTCCACCTCTACGAGGACCACTCGCGtatcgagctcgccggcgccgacatggcccgccaggccgtcgccaaggcgtACAAGCAGGCCGGCATCGGCCCCAACGACGTGCAGGTTATTGAGCTGCACGACTGCTTTGCCCCCAACGAGCTCATCACGTACGAGGCGCTCGGTCTCTGCAAGACGGGCGAGGCGCACAagcttgtcgacgccggcgacaacACGTACGGCGGCAAGTGGGTGGTCAACCCCAGTGGTGGTCTCGAGTCGAAGGGTCAT cccctcggcgccacgggCCTCGGCATGATCTTCTACCTGACCCTCCaagtgcgcggcgaggccggcgaccTCCAAGTTCCCAACGTGcgcaacgcgctcgcgcacaacCTGGGCCTGGGCGGCAGCTGCGTGATCAGCATCCTGCGCAAGCCGGCCTTCTACCGCGCCGGCACGACGTCTGCCCAGCGTGCGGGTtacgacgtcgcgcgcgaggtgcgcCGCGTCACGCAGACCGAGCTCAACAAGGTCCGCGCGAGCAAGTTCTCCGACTACGTCGAGCCTGcgcttgccgagcgcgcgcggttGTAA
- the BH0283_3 gene encoding putative isomerase yields the protein MPTAPLYHVNAFTSPRARGNPAGVVLLEHEPDEEWYAATAADLNLPATAFLRPLETGYAIRWFTPTRELPVCGHATLAAARVLFSQTSAGSLELRSTTGSLAAERVSDARVGLRFPLTPTTVSAAACARVGPLAASALGCALGAVLAVAEFDRGAGNAGVVVELDGAFDLAAAVLDLSLFKRRDTHMAVVTQATGGGGGVLEVTSRVFVPFVGVDEDPVVRTLRATPQ from the exons aTGCCCACAGCCCCGCTGTACCACGTCAACGCGTTCACGTCCCCACGGGCGCGGGGCAaccccgccggcgtcgtcctcctcgagcacgaaCCGGACGAAGAGTGGTACGCAGCCACAGCGGCGGACCTCAACCTGCCCGCGACGGCGTTCCTCCGCCCCTTGGAGACGGGGTACGCGATCAGGTGGTTCACACCGACGCGG GAACTGCCGGTGTGCGGGCACGCCACGCTcgcagccgcgcgcgtgctcttCTCCCAAACGAGCGCTGGCAGCCTCGAGCTGCGGAGCACCACGGGCAgcctggccgccgagcgtgttTCAGACGCGCGCGTGGGGCTGCGCTTTccgctcacgccgacgactGTGTCTgccgcagcgtgcgcgcgcgtcggcccgctggcggcgtctGCGCTCGGGTGTGCCCtgggcgccgtgctcgccgtcgccgagttcGACCGGGGCGCGGGgaacgccggcgtcgtcgtcgagctcgacggcgcgttcgacctcgcggccgccgtgctgGACCTGTCGCTGTTCAAGCGGCGGGACACGCACATGGCTGTCGTGACCCAGGCCacgggtggcggcgggggcgtgcTGGAGGTTACGAGCCGCGTGTTCGTGCCATTCGtcggcgtggacgaggacCCCGTCGTGCGTACGCTGCGCGCCACACCACAATGA
- the SH2032 gene encoding putative nitronate monooxygenase, whose product MSQQVLNTQLTQQFGITHPILLAGMFVASGPKLAAAVSNAGGLGVIGGLTMTPKQLRMNIKELKGYLVNKDAPFGVDLAIVKVGGGARKTNHDYTHGHLDELVDIIVEEKVRLFVCAIGVVPPQVADKLHKGGVVVANMVGHPKHVPTAIRNGADIVIAQGGEGGGHTGPIPFSVLIPACVDAARGHVSKLSGKPVMVLAAGGIFDGRGLAAALMYGAQGVWVGTRFVASEEASAPDAHKKQVVSADWGQTTTTLIYSGRPIRVKKTPYVAEWNDTRADEIKELTGRGIVPYMHDLEKNPQRSIEAKMWLMGDNAAVIKEVLPARKIVEDMANDAAKAILAGKADLAGARARL is encoded by the exons atgtCGCAGCAGGTCCTCAACACGCAGCTCACTCAGCAGT TCGGCATCACCCACCCCATCCTCCTGGCGGGCATGTTCGTCGCCTCGGGTCCcaagctcgcggcggccgtgtccaacgccggcgggctgggcgtgaTCGGCGGGCTGACTATGACGCCCAAGCAGCTGCGTATGAACATCAAAGAGCTGAAGGGGTACCTCGTGAACAAGGACGCGCCgttcggcgtcgacctcgccatcgtcaaggttggcggcggcgcgcgcaagaCCAACCACGACTACACGCAcggccacctcgacgagctggtcgacatcatcgtcgaggagaaggtcCGCCTGTTTGTGTGCGCGATCGGCGTTGTCCCGCCGCAGGTCGCGGACAAGCTGCACAAggggggtgtggtggtggctaaT ATGGTCGGCCACCCAAAGCACGTCCCCACCGCGATCCGCAACGGCGCGGACATTGTCATCgcgcagggcggcgagggcggaggTCACACTGGCCCGATCCCCTTCTCGGTGCTTATCCCGGCTTgtgtcgacgcggcgcgcgggcacGTGTCCAAGCTGTCCGGCAAGCCCGTGATGGTGCTGGCGGCAGGGGGCATCTTTGACgggcgcgggctcgccgcggcgctgatGTACGGCGCGCAAGGCGTGTGGGTGGGCACAAGGTTTGTCGCCTCGGAAGAGGCGTCGGCACCCGACGCGCACAAGAAGCAGGTCGTCTCGGCCGACTGGGGCcagacgaccacgacgctcATCTACTCTGGCCGCCCGATCCGCGTCAAGAAGACGCCGTACGTCGCCGAGTGGAacgacacgcgcgccgacgagatcaaggagtTGACCGGGCGCGGCATCGTGCCGTACATGCACGACCTGGAGAAGAACCCCCAGCGCAGTATCGAGGCGAAGATGTGG CTTATGGGAGACAACGCGGCCGTCATCAAGGAGgtgctgccggcgcgcaagattgtcgaggaCATGGCGAAtgacgcggccaaggcgaTTCTGGCCGGCAAGGCGGACctggcgggcgcgcgcgcgaggctgTAG